In the Plasmodium gaboni strain SY75 chromosome 13, whole genome shotgun sequence genome, tttttatttttaaatatatatatattatatatatgtattatatataatatcaaaatatataagaatatataattattatattgtattatattttatttatttattatttttttttttttttcttaaattaaataagatatttatataataattatatatatatatatatatatatatatgattaatatgttttatgtttcacttatttatttaatatctatataaaatatatatatataatatattatacatatttcatgtatattatttataatatattatatatatatattttttttttgtgtgtCGATTTTATTCTTTCGTAGTAAATTTTGCTTgttgatataaaaaaaaaaaccatGGCAAGCgacaaatataaaaatgcATTTAATCGTAATAAgttaaataaaattgaagaatataataaagaatatgaaATGATGAAGTTACATAATAATAGAGAAGCAGGAACAAGAGGTTGTTTTAATTTGAatgattttatatataataaagaaaattcaagagttttaaaaaaatttattttatttgtattattaattattttatcacCTGTTGTTTTAATcgtattatataaatatttttttatatttatattatcaaaaaataatgcTTTATTATGTAGTCTTTATATagttatattatatataatatgcCTAACCTTGTTATATGCATATTTGGCTTTTCAAGAAGATGAAAATTATTCAAAGAACCAAAACCGGAATtatgaaagaaaaatgaaataaaattaaaaattaaaaataaaataagcATACAAATAGAACTCAGAGGTgataatatgaaattaCAATGCttcaaaagaaaaaaaggaaaaactatatttacatatttattatataaacatattataatataaatttatggatttatatcttttatgtgcaatttattgtattttatttttattttatatattattttttaattaattatgAACTCCATTcaaatatgtttattttatttttattattttttttttttttttttttgtgttttataaatttttgttaataatttcacaattataatataaattctgattcttttattttatttatttttttttttaccaAATGAATATTTGGTAGGATCAATAACACCTTCCtacaaataaatttaaaCACACccacacatatatatatatatatatatatatatatatatatatgtatatataattattttaattaagTAAAAAATAACTCTTTGTAtacttataatatatagcatacaaataaacaactggaatatttattcatatcaagaatttttgatattttatttttttattaataataagaaatatttaaaaatataaataatttattatgCACAGTTATTGTTGTGTAATTTATACATAACGcttatataaaaataagtgataagaaaaaaagataatgttaatataaaatagcataaataaaaatggaaaaaatgtggaagaaaagaaaaaaaaaatatatatatatatgtatatattatatatatatatggagatataaataaaaatatgaaataaatacataaagataatatatgcacacatataaatatataaatattattatatatacaaatattatatatacaaatattttatatatattatatatatatatataaattatttatttattattattattttttttttaattttttttttttttttttattattaaaaaacaatatatacgttttatttattgacctctattttcaattttttctGTAAATGGAACATAGTAATattgtaataatttttcttggcatttttttttttttttttttttttttttNNNNNNNNNNNNNNNNNNNNNNNNNNNNNNNNNNNNNNNNNNNNNNNNNNNNNNNNNNNNNNNNNNNNNNNNNNNNNNNNNNNNNNNNNNNNNNNNNNNNNNNNNNNNNNNNNNNNNNNNNNNNNNNNNNNNNNNNNNNNNNNNNNNNNNNNNNNNNNNNNNNNNNNNNNNNNNNNNNNNNNNNNNNNNNNNNNNNNNNNNNNNNNNNNNNNNNNNNNNNNNNNNNNNNNNNNNNNNNNNNNNNNNNNNNNNNNNNNNNNNNNNNNNNNNNNNNNNNNNNNNNNNNNNNNNNNNNNNNNNttttttttattattaaaaaacaatatatacgttttatttattgacctctattttcaattttttctGTAAATGGAACATAGTAATattgtaataatttttcttggcattttttttttttttttttttttttttttgagtAATTTTtaagataataatatatatatatatatatatttcatcTGGGTTCTGAAAACATTTGTtgatttaattttatatttagGCATACccaaaaaaattaatataataccaaaacaaataaatatatatatatttggTTTATTGATTATACATGAGTATAATTTCATATTccaaataaaataaaagaatacataacaaatatatataatatatatatatgtatatatatatatatatatatgtatgtatatttgtttgtatttctcttataaaaaaagagttccatattattcatatttatattataatatcatttttttttttttttcttttttcttaattatttatttattgcTCATTGTGATTGAAAACTTGTAATCCTGTGGTTTCTACCCATGCATCTTTAAATACATTTTCATCATAAGCAAAATTTAATCTTGGTGATGGTCCATGTCTATATCCAACAGCTAATCCATTTAGTATAGCTTTAGCTACATCTAGTTTAGAAGCATTAGGGTGTTTAAAGATACTACCTGAGAATAAACAGATTCTACATGTGTTCATTCTTACATGCTTAATTTCTTCTCTTTTAACTAAACCATTATAATCACAAAGAGTTGTCATTAAGTTTTCTGCTGTTTCTTGAACTTCATCTAAAAATTCTTCCACTGAATTATAATTCTTTCCTTTTGGTCCTACAACATAAACCATACCCATATTTTTCTCTTTCTTGTGTGGAAAGTTTTTCTTAAATGTTACAATAAATACACTTCCTGTGCTATGATCACTACCTTTTTTTAAACTATTTCTAATACGACAAAGGGCTAGTTTCACATCTGGGTATTTTTTGTCTACATTGTCGTATAGGACGGATTTCACTTCTTCGTCAGGTTTTTCTCCATTTTCGCTAACTGCCTTGGTTAATAATTCctacataaaaaaaaaaaaaagaataaaaaaaaaattataaaacaaaaaaatataaaacaaaaaaatataaaacaaaaaaatataaaacaaaaaaatatataaaatatatatgataaaataaaaaaaaaataggtaaataaaataattaaatgatattatatgataagtaaataatatatatatatatgtagaatatatttataaacTTAAAAGAAAGTATCgttgtttttattttatttttatttgatttttttaatatttttattactttaAATAAGGattcatatttatcaaCTTCCTGATTGTGAGAAGACAAGAGTTCTGAGAATGCACCGTTAATACCCTCACCGCcaacatataaattattatctcCAGCATTTAGAGaacaaatatattcatttgggttttcatcatatatagGAGTAAAGCTATCTGTTTTCTCATGAAAACTTACATATCCTGGAGATATTCTAGAACCTTTAAATTCTGGATGtttttccatatatatttttaaacCAGGTGTATAAGAATAGTTCGAGTTAAAATAACTATATGATGTTTCAATTTTTACAACATTAGCTGCATTCTTTGATTGTAATGATGATTGTAATTGAACACATAATGGTAATGCATCTCCTAATCCacttaatattatatagcGTGTTCCTCCAGCTAATAATTCCCTAGCAGTTCTCTCTAAAAATCTTCTGGTCCTTTTTACAGATACTAATAATACCTTTGAATTGGGGAATTCATTTTCGTCAacattattttgtttttggttatgttttttatcattttccatcttaaaaaaaaaataaaggtttaaaataaattaaaattaaagtaaatattaataatacGTATATAATATAGTGTATCTACCATATACCATAAGGActgaatatatatatatatatatatatgtatatatttatttatgtgtttatttaatttattactttttattcttatttttatgttataaaaaaaagtagccttttttttttttttttttttttttaattcaatgatgatataaataatatcaaaCTGATGATTAATATCTCCTTTTTagttaatatataaaaatatatatgtaattatagcaatatatattttttttttttttttttgtttacatttaaataaaatttaaactactatatataataatgtatatatttgttcGTATTCTTATTCTTTcttaattttattaaatatattataaatatatatataatatatatatatatatttatacatatgatttattaaaattaaaaaaaaaaaagaaaaaaaacttataatacatataaagtgtatttaatatatataatatatattgtattattttttattttgtatattttgccttctataaatttttttaagtttatatattgatatatataaatatatatattatatacatatatatgaatattttaaaatactttttttccttcaattttttttgatactttttaaatataaaaataatatatatatttatatataagattatatacttaattatatatatatatatgttttccttttatctttattttttaaaaataaatatataataaattactatatatcatatatattatatatatatatatatatatataacttattataaatgttattattcttcttttgggtttttaaatttttttctttttttttcttctttccttctatttttttttttttttttataataagTTTCTATTAGtttttctataatatttttttttttttttttttttttttttatatatataataaaaataattattttcttataattataatatttttatatgtaaacaaataaaattttattaatattattaaaataatatatatatatatatatatattttttattatatataatatattatgtattatatgtagtaaaaaaacgaaaaaaaaaaaaaaagaaacaatgacatatgtatgtataatatatattatatatatataatataaaaatatatatttttttagaaatataatttataaaattttaaatatttttttttcccttttttaaaatatacaaataatatatatataatcataatatatatgctgcatatatataagaataataatatcttttttaaaattaaccgtaaatatatttatatataatatatattttttatttattatatatatactatatataaaaaaaaaatatttttaaacttttttttttttacaaatgatattatattatatatatttattatatttaaaaatttattattattatattgtatttaaaaaaaagaaaaaaaatatatataaagtatatattttattaattatatgtatactattactactactacaaggatttataacatatgtaa is a window encoding:
- a CDS encoding hypothetical protein (conserved Plasmodium protein, unknown function), whose product is MASDKYKNAFNRNKLNKIEEYNKEYEMMKLHNNREAGTRGCFNLNDFIYNKENSRVLKKFILFVLLIILSPVVLIVLYKYFFIFILSKNNALLCSLYIVILYIICLTLLYAYLAFQEDENYSKNQNRNYERKMK
- a CDS encoding DNA/RNA-binding protein Alba 4; translated protein: MENDKKHNQKQNNVDENEFPNSKVLLVSVKRTRRFLERTARELLAGGTRYIILSGLGDALPLCVQLQSSLQSKNAANVVKIETSYSYFNSNYSYTPGLKIYMEKHPEFKGSRISPGYVSFHEKTDSFTPIYDENPNEYICSLNAGDNNLYVGGEGINGAFSELLSSHNQEVDKYESLFKELLTKAVSENGEKPDEEVKSVLYDNVDKKYPDVKLALCRIRNSLKKGSDHSTGSVFIVTFKKNFPHKKEKNMGMVYVVGPKGKNYNSVEEFLDEVQETAENLMTTLCDYNGLVKREEIKHVRMNTCRICLFSGSIFKHPNASKLDVAKAILNGLAVGYRHGPSPRLNFAYDENVFKDAWVETTGLQVFNHNEQ